The segment TGATGTTATAGCTTGCCGGCTAACATCTGGGTAGGTCATGAGGAGGAGGTTCTAAGCTTGCCAAATAGCCAGGCCCATTCTTCACCACAAAGACCATATTCAGTCCCCATGTTACATGATCATCAAAATGACAATGCATGAACCAAACACCTGCACAAATTGTAATTATTCATTACTTTACACATATTCTTCTGTGTCTAATCTCAAGTTATATGTCATTTAATAATGTTAGAATAGAAGATCGTATGCTTGTTTTAATACCTGGATTGTCAGCTTTGAATCTGATAGCTGTCCACCCACTGACAGGAACTCCCACAGTATTTCGTTGTGGCGGATCGACCAGATTGAATGTGAGTGGATCTGTTTCGGCATTATAGTTACCAAAACCCTCTCCCACTATATAAAAGTCATAACCATGAAGATGCATTGGATGGTCATCAGGTTGGAAGATATTCGTTCCTTGGAACACCACCTCAACTGTACTATTGTAATCTAGCACATAAACTTTTGTACCAGTAATGGGCGCCCAAAGACTTTTGGATATATCATCGCCTGTATAATTAAACACAACTGGGGGGTTTGGAGGAAAGTCAGTAGTAAAGACGCCATTAACACTAAAATAATAAGCTTGAAGGATAGCGGTATCTGGTAGGACAAAAGATACATTGTTCAGACTAGCGGCTACTCTGGTGTTATTAGGGGCTTGACAGTTCGTGGTTATATTAGTTCGACAGGGAAATAAACCGAGTCCTACAGTTATGAAAAGTTTCTCATCAATGGTTTTGGGAACGTTCACTTGGTGCTCTGGTGAAGCTAGGCTTCGTAATGCTCTATTGAATTTAGTCACAGTTGCAGTGTCATTGTATTCTGGAAGCCGTGGAAAGGATGGGGTGGCAGATGAGGGAGAACCCACATAGCTAAGAATGGCAGTTGTTGTGGTGTTATCAAAGAATCCAATAGCTTGAGTTGTGTATGCTTTGGCAGCAATGTAGTATTTGGCTAGTGGTTGATTGGCTGTGAAAAGAACATCAGCAGTCTGGCCAGGGGATATAAGCATAATGTCTGTTGTGTATGGCTTCGTGTAGCTGGCATCCACAGCTACCACTGTGAAATTGTGTGATGCAATCTTGAAAAAGAGGTGATTATTTACTGCAGCATTGACAATACGCAGAAGGTAGGTTTGTCCTTGTTGCACTGAGATTTTAGATGTTCCTGCATGTGAATGGTTAGGTTATCAATCCCGAGTTGAATAGCTAATAGTAGTAAAGCTCTTGCATGACTACCTATGAAGACTTTATACCTGATTTTGAACAAGGATACAGATCTCCTGGCTGACCATTGATGGTAAAACCATTAGATATATTAGCTGCTGCTCCTGTGAGAATTGATTGCATTTCGACTGCTTCAGGATCACTGTTCCACCATTGCCCTGTTTAATAtaatggatgcaaaatatttacaaaatccattaaaatatatatacatagataggGGGAGTGGGGAGAGGGGAGAGTAATTGTGTGGCTTAATTTTGTAAAAGTTGCATTGAATATTGTAACATTTGAATATGTTTATAATATAGAGTAAAAGTAATTTCTGGTTTTGATTGTGTATAAtatttttgtatcaatgtttcggatcacactcggAGTGTGATCCATCATCAGCATAATAAGAGCCAAAGGAATCAAATGAATCATCTCATTTTGATTTGATTCCTTTGGTTCtcatgatggatcacagagtgtgatccaaaacattgatacaaaaataTTATACACAATCCAATCCAGAAACTACTTTAACTCTATACTATGGTTTGTGAAAATCCCTTGGTATTGATGCTTATAATAGATAATTATGATAGtttatctaaaaaatatttattttacttattaataaaaaaatttatatttttttaacataAGATTCATAGAATATCATCTTGGATATATAGATGGATGCTGATCAACATTCAATTATTTTCTGATTACATATGAATTATTATTATGTGACAAGACTGAATATTATAATCACAAATACTATAACAATAATTGAACTAAAAGATattaaatttccacaatccattactTTCTGAATTCTACTGTGTAGACTTTTGTTGCGTTTGACTTTTTTTGCAATAGGATCCAAACAGCAACCGCCACAAGTTCTCTCTCTTATCTTATTTGTTCTCGAGTGtatccattaagagaaatggattAGTCTAAACTACCTAGATCAGAAATTCAAATCCTGTATATGGTCTTATTGAGGATTACCTAGCACGATAGGAATCTCGGCGTGAGGTTTAGGAAAGGGATAACATCTGCCTTTCTGAGGATATATGACCAGTGCTCCATGAACAGTTGCACGGAGCCAGGAGACATGGGCGTGCCACCACAAGGTTCCTTCCTTGGCAACAATGGTGAATCTGTATGTATAATTACCTCCTTGTTGAATGGGGCATTGAGTAATATAACCAGGTCCATCAGCCCACCCCGAACGAATCTGTCTCACTCCATGCCTGGAAAACAAATATTTGTAAGTGAGTCTTGTTTCGTAAATGCAAACCATAGCCTACAACAGGGATATTCTCCATGCAAAGCATTTGGAGGTTGTATATATCTATTTACCAGTGGATGGTGGCATTATGCGGGGCTGTGTTATAAGTTTTGACGATAAGAGTGTCACCCCTGTGTACATACAGAGTTGGACCAGGAAACTGTCCATTCACTGTGATTATGTTACGTCTCTGGCATTGCCTAGTAATGGGCGTCTCTTTAATCTGGCCAAACCCAAAGCCAAAAACAAAAGAAATGATTCATGAGTATTCAACACAAATGacttaatataaatagtaaaaTTGTCaatcgaaaatcaaaattcaagacaaaaactgcatattttttttcatgttttcaattttttgatgATACATCATAAAATGTGATTCAAAATATTAGATATAAAAATATTTAGCACTATAATTCATAAAAAGAAGACTAAAACAATCAACTTCTATTGTTTGAGAATAGAATAAAATGGCTGATGTAAGGAACACTATCCATTTGATGCTGGAAAACTCAACACCAAATTCTAACACAGCTGCTACAAAAATGATTGCTCTGATATTACTTCTTGTGCAAATGGAAGCGGAAATCCCAGATAATTAAATATTGTAGAACAAGCTAGAggcaaagaaaaattgaagaaaagaaacTAAAAAGTAAAATAACATGCTAGACACAAATTTCCGTGGTAAAACCTTGACAAAATGTCAAGGAAACATCCATGGAGCAAAGTATCGGTATTTCTTATTGTTCAAGAGAAAACAATTACAAACTACACATCTGCTGTCACCGATCATAAAAATAACTCGCTTAACTCCTTAAAAGAAAGTAGAAACTTTCTCACAATGAAGAACCCCTTAAAAGAAAGTAAAAACTTTCTCACAAAAAAGAAGTTATTTTCTgtgagaagaaattagaaaattctGATTTCTAGTGTTTCCATGTTTTTCATTGTTGTCATTATCTAACAGTCAAACCCAAagcaaaaacaaaagaaaggatTCATGAATATTTAACACAAATGATTTGAATAGAAATAGTAAAATTGTCAATCGAAAAATGGAAACTCAAGACATGAACTGTACATTCTCTTTTTTCATACTTTCCTTTTTTATAATAGATTATAGAATGTAATCCGAAACATTGAACATAAAAATATCATATCATTAACTGATTGAAAAATAACTTTAACTGGTTGAAAAATAACTTACAACGAAAGTCAAGCGATGAACTTCTGCTACTGCTTGAGAACCAAATAAGATGGCTGATGTAAAGAACACCAGCAGAGAGCATGGTGAGACTAACAGCATATTGCCAAAACAGAATATCGGGAACACGCAAATTCTTTGATAGTGATGATGGGGGAAAAACAAGCTTGTTCGTCATACATTTAAAGTACATTGCTGACATTTATAGCATCATGACGGAGTTATACCAAGCAAATTAAAGACGTAATCTTTCAAGGAAGGCCGGATGTGGACTTGTAACCTAATCCTTAGGTCGATATTTTATTCATAGTGGAGAATGATGAACATTGACAATCATGAACATATTAATGATGGCTTCTGGAGAATGATGAACATATTAATGATGGCTTCCAAGTGTGAAGTGGACTACACGATTTTTCCACAGCCGCCCTGGACCATTACTTTAGAATGTCCACTACGGAACTTTATAATATGGAATCCATAGTGCTTATATGTCCTTTTCGGAATCGTATCTAGTTGAATGAATTAGATACATAATTTCTTGTTAGAaaacattaggttaaatgaattaGAAATTTTAACTCTATAACTTATTCATAGGGTCTCTATATCTATTGAACATGTGAGATATTGTTGTCGTGGAATATTATATTGAATCTTATATGGAATCTTATGTTTTAAAATTGTTAATTCTAGAATGCAAGTTTTTGGATTACTCTATGTTTACTTGTATTTTAATTCTATGGACCGTGGAAAATCATTTCTTACAATTATTAATCTTTATCTTGATAGATTATGTCTCTTATTTTATGTTATTATTTTAATTAGAGATTGTGTAAAAATTAAAATGTCACTTTACAAAGATTGTAAATTTGGTAGGAtagataattttaatttttaatttttttgctaaCACAAAAAATTCTTAAGTTGACTAGAAtaaaaatcattaatgaaatttaaaaatatttatatacctACACTTTCAACTTGCTAGGTTGGGTTGTGGCATCTTGATAACTTGTAACATGCTTGGTATATTCACAGAGCAATATAAGGTGGTCCATTGCATGTTGGTTTAttatgcattttgacaactttATTTATTTGACGTCTCTTGTTGATTTAATCAACAAGATATGGCTTTGTGTAGTGGGCATCCATAGCAATCATAGTGGCCAATTCGCTATCCTACAAGTTAAACGAATGAGACACATAATATCCTTCAATttacaatattattttttaattttttatggaaAAATTTAGAGTAAACAAGGTACTAATTCTAACTTCTCATAACTTGCttatatgattttaaaaaaaaatttatgcatgaTTGTTGTCTAATATCATATAAATATAATGGTGAAATATGAAATGTTTTATGATTATTAGTTCTTATTTTCATAGATTGTATCTTTCATATTACGCTATTATTTTTGTAGGACATTGTGTAATAGTAAACCAGAAAAACACACtttataaaatttataaatattttgtagTAGAAAATCttacttttgaatttttttattcacAAAAAAATGATGTATTGGCTAGAATAGAaagaataaagaaattaaaaaaaatcaatcacTCTACCATTTGAACTTACTATGATAGAGTACGGGAAATTTCCATATCTTGTGACATGGTTGGTATATGTATAGAGAAATGCAAGGTGATGCATTGCATGTAAATTCATTATGCATTTTGAcaaatttctttttttcttctctAGTTGTCTGTCTTTCCAATCCTCTTCCATGTCCAAAAATTCTTCGAAGTGGCAAAGAAGGACAATTTCAAATTTTAGGGTCAAGTATTAgacctttttttttataaaaaaggaAATTCAAGAAACTTTTGAATCAAGGAATGTTCCAACCTTACCAAGACAAACATGTTGTACATAGCTATTGTTGAAATATTGctcattcttttctatctcttgtattaaCTAATGCTTATTTGTATAAGATTTTATGACATTTTTTATCATTTAGCAAAAGAAAATACAAATTTTTTCCTATTTTTGAGATTTCCAATGTAGAGGTCAAGCATTAGAGTTTCatgatttatcattatttcctaattcttcTTGTGTGCAAGGAAAACTATTTTCAAAGGAATTGAtctagcaattaaaataattaatcaaacaACAAGCAACATAAAAAAAATTAGGGATTCCAAATCCTTTAATCTTGCTTTAATTGCTAAAATTGGGTGGAAAATCTCCATGGTAAAGAATGATTAGTCGAAGGTGATGACAAATAAATATCTTGATGTAGGAAATAGTTTATCCTTCCTCTTTCATGATGAGCTTCCGAGAGGCTCACACATTTGGAACAATTTGATCAAATccaaacaattgctttgaaaaaaaCTACTATGGTAGGTTTGAGATGGGAGACACATTAGATTCTAGAAAGGCTCTTGGGTTTCAATTTTCCCCTTTGAGTTTCACACAGTTTGCTTAGCTATTGAGAATTCTTTGGTTGATGAATTTAGGGGGTTAAagaacaaagttgtgtcacacttttataaaggaaatggccaatgttgctTCACCTTTTTAAATTGAattaatagaaagtgaaatatattttttgaattttgaaatgatgtaaactaataaaatgtgtatttttttttgtattttatgtttgtaaatttttaaaaaattatttgattttactttcttataaagtaaacactataatttaattgttgataaaatattggaattgaagttacacaaggcatccgactttatatagtaaattttaactttttctcttcatttttttcttctgtatattgataacttgaaactttagtgcaaaaatatatttctaactattttttatgtgtatatatttttcaataaatttgaaaagttgtgtgtactgaaatataactctttctatTTGGTGTcatcttttttcttaatttttaatccaaattagaaaagaattatgttATCTGGAAATAGactattttctctagtgcatttacttttttccaaaattttaaataaattttaatatttttcctttacaagataatcaaccatatattttagtgctgatgacctacattcaataaaaataatataaaaaactaattaaaatattaaaagatatatattttgcaaaattcacttatagatctataaaaggatatttttacatttcaaaaaaaaaaattatttataagagtaggagttgttgaaacattgagttttcaACAAAAAAGAAAATTTGGTAATTACACTCAatatggtataaaatatacattttgtAGACA is part of the Cryptomeria japonica chromosome 10, Sugi_1.0, whole genome shotgun sequence genome and harbors:
- the LOC131061715 gene encoding laccase-12, with the translated sequence MLLVSPCSLLVFFTSAILFGSQAVAEVHRLTFVIKETPITRQCQRRNIITVNGQFPGPTLYVHRGDTLIVKTYNTAPHNATIHWHGVRQIRSGWADGPGYITQCPIQQGGNYTYRFTIVAKEGTLWWHAHVSWLRATVHGALVIYPQKGRCYPFPKPHAEIPIVLGQWWNSDPEAVEMQSILTGAAANISNGFTINGQPGDLYPCSKSGTSKISVQQGQTYLLRIVNAAVNNHLFFKIASHNFTVVAVDASYTKPYTTDIMLISPGQTADVLFTANQPLAKYYIAAKAYTTQAIGFFDNTTTTAILSYVGSPSSATPSFPRLPEYNDTATVTKFNRALRSLASPEHQVNVPKTIDEKLFITVGLGLFPCRTNITTNCQAPNNTRVAASLNNVSFVLPDTAILQAYYFSVNGVFTTDFPPNPPVVFNYTGDDISKSLWAPITGTKVYVLDYNSTVEVVFQGTNIFQPDDHPMHLHGYDFYIVGEGFGNYNAETDPLTFNLVDPPQRNTVGVPVSGWTAIRFKADNPGVWFMHCHFDDHVTWGLNMVFVVKNGPGYLASLEPPPHDLPRC